The Aedes aegypti strain LVP_AGWG chromosome 3, AaegL5.0 Primary Assembly, whole genome shotgun sequence genome contains a region encoding:
- the LOC5574436 gene encoding anaphase-promoting complex subunit 7, translating into MGTLFEHLKSLFEYELYSNARTLSNLILAVFENNRSILTPQQHFSTLVYYAESLFHEHQYREAEGIFRQALQAKRILPKTKSPSSKSNDSPPDIFSEVEIKYKTARCLIEIKRFRDAIVVLQSLSIKQRTPKVNMLLSRLCHNHGHERSAIGTYKEVLKDCPLAFEAIEGLLSLGTNGIEVNTLVLNATLAPQCNDWLSNWIKAHAHMQGRKYSEAIQTFRSIEMNTSLSNYHQLLVLVGECYYHNGEYENAYTYLKRAHNLYPYMKNGIQILAILMAKKKKLNELEKMIAPTSTFPMEYSSEMWFVMAQYLYSTAKYDKAVYFVQKACFLNPKNAEALILKAEILLQLKKYQEAIAHLRFAQQFAPYRYEVHKVLVDTYLNMNRLREAQAQALKALKTIGETPRLLVLLGRTYLKDDSTKAKAKTLFMKALEMNENYLPAVYMLADLYRQDNDASSCIKLLKKHASMTQNCKLHAMLGDLLSNDKDHSGALEHYTMALNLDPTNRCAMAGLLAMGQSAGGTSGVGGSSYLESSMAEEGSDVQDNPLEMIEIPQSGQNDLESESDIMWSDVEIEINQ; encoded by the exons ATGGGAACTTTattcgaacatttgaaaagtcttTTCGAATACGAACTGTACTCTAATGCTAGAACACTG TCCAACTTGATACTGGctgtatttgaaaataatagatCGATTTTGACGCCGCAGCAGCATTTTTCTACACTGGTGTATTATGCAGAATCTCTATTCCACGAGCACCAGTACCGAGAAGCGGAAGGAATCTTTCGGCAAGCATTGCAAGCCAAAAGAATTCTACCGAAAACTAAATCCCCCAGCAGCAAGTCGAACGATAGCCCGCCAGATATCTTCTCTGAAGTGGAGATCAAGTACAAAACGGCTAGATGTTTGATAGAGATAAAGCGTTTCCGCGATGCTATTGTGGTTCTGCAATCGCTTTCTATAAAGCAGCGAACTCCGAAAGTGAATATGCTATTGAGCCGTTTGTGTCACAATCATGGTCACGAAAGAAGTGCCATCGGTACTTATAAAGAGGTGTTGAAAGATTGTCCCTTGGCCTTTGAAGCCATCGAAGGATTGTTATCGCTAGGAACAAACGGAATCGAAGTGAATACATTGGTTCTTAATGCAACTTTGGCTCCGCAGTGCAATGATTGGCTTAGTAATTGGATAAAAGCCCACGCCCACATGCAGGGAAGGAAGTACTCGGAGGCTATTCAGACCTTCCGTTCCATAGAAATGAACACATCTTTGTCCAACTATCACCAGCTGTTGGTTTTGGTGGGTGAATGCTATTACCATAATGGCGAATATGAGAATGCTTACACGTATTTGAAGCGAGCCCACAATCTCTATCCCTACATGAAGAACGGAATTCAAATTCTGGCAATCCTCAtggccaagaagaagaaactgAACGAGCTGGAAAAGATGATTGCACCAACCTCTACGTTCCCAATGGAATACTCGTCTGAAATGTGGTTCGTGATGGCTCAGTATCTCTACTCCACGGCTAAGTACGACAAGGCGGTTTATTTCGTGCAGAAAGCTTGCTTCCTGAACCCTAAGAATGCCGAGGCACTCATTCTAAAAGCGGAAATCCTTCTGCAACTGAAGAAGTACCAGGAAGCGATTGCCCATCTTCGGTTCGCCCAGCAGTTTGCTCCGTATCGGTACGAGGTGCACAAGGTCCTTGTCGATACCTATCTGAACATGAATCGTTTGCGCGAGGCGCAGGCCCAAGCTTTGAAGGCGTTGAAAACAATAGGCGAAACCCCTCGGCTGCTAGTG cttTTGGGTCGAACATATCTGAAGGACGACAGCACGAAGGCAAAAGCTAAGACATTATTCATGAAAGCGCTCGAAATGAATGAAAACTATCTGCCTGCGGTATACATGCTGGCCGATCTCTACCGTCAGGATAACGACGCCTCGAGTTGCATCAAACTGCTGAAAAAGCACGCCTCGATGACGCAAAACTGCAAGCTACACGCGATGCTAGGAGATCTCTTGAGCAACGATAAGGACCATTCCGGAGCGTTGGAGCACTATACGATGGCCTTGAA CCTTGACCCCACAAACCGTTGCGCTATGGCAGGCCTGTTGGCAATGGGACAAAGTGCCGGTGGTACAAGCGGCGTAGGAGGCTCGTCATATCTGGAATCATCGATGGCAGAGGAAGGCAGTGACGTGCAGGACAACCCCTTGGAAATGATCGAAATTCCGCAGAGCGGTCAAAATGATCTGGAATCGGAGAGCGACATCATGTGGTCTGATGTGGAGATCGAGATTAACCAATAG
- the LOC5574437 gene encoding required for meiotic nuclear division protein 1 homolog, with amino-acid sequence MSWITRSVRLVLNQPVLISGRISILSVNRTFLGVRYASASQNGPSKALLQKQQTIVNVGKRLQKISSSVINLHDNIQLKKRPRRRREEEISKLAKGYLTVTAFATAEEYDLERLLGALKDQNLYEPKQFLSSEDNDIDPDVLHVTAKYKVGDESRDVYFFREGTVVLWNCTDLENNNILRFLKQFEEGSYDESTVLEESEAMLYNAIDGPARLKNNSFYVSTNDDTDLEKYTFSNAMSLSVKLGIWEASLERYIESMAYVTEDLKKGNKITISRPEMLRKTGELFALRHLINLSSDLLDVPDFYWDREQLETLYQQTCSYFSINRRTRVMNEKLNHCVELADLISSNLNDKHHVRLEWMIIILIMVEVGFEILHYVDKFT; translated from the exons ATGAGTTGGATAACGAGATCAGTGCGATTGGTGCTCAATCAGCCGGTCCTTATCTCCGGCAGGATATCGATATTATCAGTGAACCGGACATTTCTGGGCGTACGTTACGCAAGTGCCTCCCAGAATGGCCCATCCAAAGCATTGTTGCAGAAACAGCAAACGATCGTCAATGTTGGGAAGAGGTTGCAGAAAATTTCGTCATCCGTTATCAACCTGCACGATAACATCCAGCTGAAGAAGCGTCCGCGACGACGTCGGGAAGAGGAAATCAGCAAATTGGCCAAGGGCTATCTAACTGTGACCGCCTTTGCCACTGCTGAAGAGTATGACCTGGAACGGCTTCTCGGCGCCTTGAAGGATCAAAACCTGTACGAACCGAAGCAGTTTTTGTCCAGTGAAGATAACGACATTGATCCGGATGTTCTGCACGTTACGGCCAAGTACAAAGTGGGAGACGAATCACGGGATGTGTACTTTTTCCGCGAAGGCACGGTGGTCTTGTGGAACTGTACAGACTTGGAGAATAACAACATCCTGAGgtttttgaagcaattcgaAGAG GGTTCTTACGACGAATCTACTGTACTTGAGGAGAGTGAAGCCATGTTATACAACGCGATTGATGGACCTGcccggttgaaaaacaacagcTTCTACGTTTCTACCAACGATGATActgatttggaaaaatacaCTTTCTCAAATGCGATGTCCCTTTCGGTGAAACTCGGAATTTGGGAAGCCTCCCTGGAGCGGTACATTGAATCGATGGCCTACGTGACGGAGGATTTGAAGAAAGGAAATAAAATAACGATTTCCCGTCCGGAGATGCTTCGAAAAACCGGAGAACTTTTCGCTTTGCGCCATCTGATCAATCTGAGCTCGGATCTCTTGGATGTACCGGATTTCTACTGGGATCGTGAACAGCTGGAAACTCTTTATCAGCAGACATGTTCGTACTTCAGCATAAACCGTCGGACGCGGGTCATGAACGAAAAGTTGAACCATTGCGTAGAACTGGCAGACCTGATAAGTTCAAACCTAAACGACAAACATCACGTCCGACTGGAATGGATGATCATTATTCTGATTATGGTTGAGGTAGGATTTGAGATTCTGCATTACGTGGATAAGTTCACgtaa